The DNA sequence tataatttatttatatatagattattattttggaatataatttttatatatatttatatatataatttatttatatatcgattattccgaaacgttatcccgaaacgctatcccgaaacggtaccggtaccgaaatatttcgttccagtaccttgaccggtacgacgtccggtacggtattcaaaacattgctagAGAGTCGAGAAATAGGCTAGAGCATGCCGGCGACAAAGTCTATGCCACCTCAATGGGTGGTAGCCCATCCATAAGCTCCTCGTGCTCCAACAAAACTTGCGCAAGACAATTGGCTACATCGAGGGTTTCCGTCGCTTGGGTTGTCGTTCCTGTGGCTGCCGTCACTTGGGTCGCTGACGCAAGGGAAGCCGTCTATTTCTGTTTCTGTGTAGATTCCGGCGATAAAAAGCAGCTCACGGCACTACTCAGATTCGGCTCATCAGCTCTAATCCCTACCGACACCAACTCCGACACCCAATACCTCTCCGGCGAACCCACCACCGCCTCCAACGAACTAACCACCATCGACGTCGACCCCTAACCCACCACCAACGGTGGAGGTTAGGACGACGACGGGGTTTCTATATAGGCAGCCCTACGTCTCCAAGCAGGCTTCGTGCCCTAGGCCTGAGAGATGGGCTTAGCCATAGAGTTGGGCCACTGGCCTGCGATTGAGGCCCATCAGAAGCCACACCTTTGCACTTAAGCCCAGGATCATAAACCGGCCCATTTAGAGAGCCTTCTCCCTCTGCAATCCCTCCTCAATGCAGCAGTTTAATATTCCCATATTAAGAAGTAAACCCCCCCACTTGCATCTCCATCTCTGCCAAAGCATGCAGCAGAGTTGCCAAACTTGGCCCCGACATACACCTGCCCAAACTTGCATCTTCACAGAGCCGCACCTTCACCAGAGAGGAAGTAGCACCTGACCCCTCTGCAGGTTTTGGAGCTCGACACAAGGCCTCTCTGTACGAAGAGAAGACTTGATGCCCCTGCGGTGGAGGAGGCATCCATGGGTGGCTCCCTCTATTATTCCTTCCCAAAACAGATGAAGTTCCAGAAATTTCCTTCAACAACTCTCCAAAGTTCCTCCAACCTGCCCCTTTCCTCCCTTCCGGTATCACTAGTAAGCCGCACCGTTTCTCTTGACCGAACTCCGATTAGGAGAAAAAGCTCCCATAAGAGTTACGCTACCTCTGCATCACCAACACCTGAGAGCCATTTTTATCCGATCTGATGAAAACAAAGGGTCCCTCAAAAACTACACCTTCCTCCACCATGACAACCAACCATCCCAACGAGTCTTGATCAATGAAAATGTTATTCACAGTGCAACAGCTGCTCTCagtgattctccaccaccttgCATTCATCTTCTTAAACTTGAAGCACTTTTGATCAATAACAACATTGCTACTCGACCCCATCACAACACAACTACTCATAAAGTACTGGAAAAAAAACTGAGCTAAACAACACTGGTCTCAACCAGCAATAGCAGAACACCAACAGAGAGACACAGCATTTTCCCtcaagtgtacggagagaagaaaaaaataaaaaaaatttggagagaaaaaattacTTGATAGACATGATAATAAATTTAGCCTATAATAATTATATCCTTTACTATCATTCAACAAAGCAAAAACTTGGGCAAGCAATGTGTGCTGTAATGAACAGAAATTGATCCCCCACCcgaaagaaaaactaaaaaccaCTTTGCTTTGCTATTTTCAGAAAATTGCCAGAAGGAGTTCCTAGTCGAAGCCAAGGAAGTAACAAAGCGTGTAAAGTAAACCAATTCCATGAACCGTTTCCACTAGTGGAATTTCCTTTTTTAGGGCAGCGGGTAAGTAAGTTGATTACGAGTTTACCCACAACTTCAACCAGGGAGGATACAAAAACAAGAAGTAAAATGTTAGCACATTTCTTGAACTCTATGCCACATTTgcataaccccccccccccccccccccccaccctcTCCCCGGGGGCGGGAGGACCCCCAATATAAACCTGCAAAGTTCTCATCACACcaactaaagaaaaaatgatatagaTATAGAATGAACTAAACTAagattactttaaaaaaaaaaaatttgaagtgtCAGTCTTGATACTTGAACCTAATGCCTCAGTTGGATGATTGAGAACACagatttaagaaaaaaacaagtgGAGATACATAATGCCGCaagatttgaaagaaataacTTTTCCTTTTAGTTTTAGCAAAGAGGCGAGGAAGTATAGAGCGAGTGAACAgtttaaaaacaacaaaaaagtaCCTCAGAAGGGAACTCAGCGCAAAGGCGTTCGCACATGAAAATGGCGTTCCGGTACATGTAATGGCGAAGGCTGTTCTGTACACATTCTACCAGTATTGATTCCATAGCTGCTTCGATTCTCAAAGAGAGAGGTGGGGGGGTGGGGAGGGCCGAGGGGGTGGAGCCAGGAggggattgttttttttttttttttttttctaaatttgggGGCTTACCCGGCTTAGGTTCAAATCGAGGCGGCACGTCACGAGGCACGTGAGAGGGATGGGGGATTTAACAGCAGGATGATAGAGTATAAACGTCGTCGTTTTACCCTAACATTTGGGCCCAATCCAAGTTTGTGAGGAGTGATGGTCAAAGGTCCAAAGATCCAAAGATCCAAACAATTGGACGAGAGGCTgaagacagacagacagacagacagacagaagGTCTTTATTCTTTACCCGTGGCAGACAGCCTGAGTTGGGTTTTGATCATCAATCGTAACATGGGGGCAACGCTGTCCCTCCCTGAATTAAAaggttttggtttgtttttttttttttttctaatggagGCAATTAGGTGGTTTCGGCTTTTGCAGTTTCTAGAGATCCAAGGAAAACCAAAACAGAAGGCATCTTGGTCGATCGCTTCATTCATTCCTTCCATCTTTTGGAGAAGGACGACGATTCGACTATGTTATTTGGTATTCACAGaatacaatttctttttttcaagatgatgatctcacactctctttatcataaaataattattagacaTTTTCAAAGTACTAATGCATTGTACTCAtctatatgtgtttttttaggaTAACGGAACAATAAGTTATGTTAAAATGagagttaaaagttaaataaaatattgttaaaatatattttttaattttatttttatttaaaaatttaaaaaaattataataataaaataaatctaaatagGGCTTAATTGTTTCTTTAGCTTTTATTGAAACtcaactttatattattttatttatagtataCCTTGGATTCAACTTTTAGAGAGAAAACTCTCAATTTCCATGACAActcttgaaagaaaataataattacatacGAGGAAAAATCACACTTTACACCTCTCAAACTTTTATCCTCATTTGAAGttaaatggataaaaaaaaaaatgtgaatggACCATAAAGAAGTGATACCCTCCAatgcttttgctttttcttggttgaataaagtatttgctaatgtttggatagtgaggtaagaaaatataaatttatataaaagttgaataaaatattattaaaatattatttttaaatattattattattatgagatataaaaaaattaaattatttattatattttatataaaattttaaaaaaattataataataaaattaaatagaatgagatgaaattatttatgtatcAAACAAATTGACCAATTTTTTCTCTAGGCTATAGTAAAAAGAAGAGACTTTGGAAGCCCACATTTTGATCAATTGCTACAGAAGCTGCTCACGAAATTTCCACTTCCTGAGAtcagaaataaagaaagatgtTGGAGGCTATGACAAAACCTTTGATCGAATGGTCATTCGTCCTCACTGTATCGAAATGTTTTTGGCTTTCCCCCACCATGATTCCTTAGTTccggtttggatataagaaatattttatctcatctaaaattattattataatttttttaaatttatacataaaatataataaataattttatttttttaaatttttaaataataatattattaaaaaataatattataataatattttatttaactttcaattttcatcccatctcaacttactattcaAACGGTATCTTCGATTCCCCAATGCATATAACTACCCCATGATCCCAGCTTCTTTATCCTCAtaattgctttggttttctccTGCACGTGGTTTTCAAACTCTTTTCATATCATGTAGGTGTCACGCTTTACCTTCCAAATCTTGACAATCTTTTGATTCATCACCCTTGAgttactcttctttttttttctttctttctttctcgtaaaattattttgtttgaaaataaagagTATTTGTGTTTTACAACTTTATAGaatttctctcaattttcataAAGTAAAGTTATGAAAATTGTGTATTTGTCTGGTGATTCAATCTTTAAttaaagtttaatattaatttacctTATCATAAGATATCCACACAACCACTTGTTTTCTTTTGCATTATTCGCTGCATCACTCATTTTTTGTCCTTACTTATTACAGTGTCTGTGGGAGCTATGAATTATGGAAATATAAATTACCTTTtcttgaaatgattttaaggaaagcaattttttttttttttttgggggggatGTTTAGGATAACCTAAATCTTTGGTGGACCCTTGACACAAATCGTTGTGGATTTTAGTTGGACACGAATGGGGTAGGGAATCTTGCGGGCAAAGCAGGTGGGGAGTGCCTGTCTTGTATTTGTAACACCATAGACACACTTGATAATATCCGCATACATATTGGAGAATAATTACTATTCATGCGACATCAGAGACATTGAAAGTCTGGCagaaataatcatttctttACAAGTTGAAAAATGCTACGGacacaaaaaaattgattatataaaaataaatctataaactaacgtgattttatgtgatccgttagatttatattataataaaaataattttacaatctaatgtaccgcatcaagtcatgtcaatttgtagatttatttttctgtaatttatttgtgactaaacTATTTCTCTTACAAGATTAGAAATATGAGCAACCTAAGATAGGATTCATAGATTCATAACCCTAATCCGTCTGTTGATTAATGTCTTTCTTAATTTACTACACAATGCTATGTTGTTTGTGGTCTACACTCTTACCTTATTTACTACGTTTTTCCTCTTGCAGCTGGGACCAAGTAAACGAAACCGTGGTTGATGTATGTGTCGTTTCAAGAAAGTCTCGGGTCAACGGTCACGGCTGGAAAGCCAACGTTCTTAATGGAAAGCCAATAATATTTTGCTTCATTGACTTTATACAATCATACTTACATGGGTTTCAACCGTAGTAGTTTGGcttagcaaataaaaaaaattacagcaTTTTGACCTCTCTTCGTGTCtcccaaaataataaatcaaacagctagctagctgtttgtTTGGATGCGGTGTTTTGAGCTTAAGCTTGGCCCAAGCATTAACAAACACCAACGAAAACTCATCTTCATGATGATGTAAATAGCTGACTGCCTAAAGTAAATATGGCAGTACCTTCACCCATGACTGTGGTCATTGCCATctctttctcttgtatactttcaAGCTCCACCACAACCATTTCCATCTTTGGTCTCCTTTTTCCTGGAAAACTCACGCATTGTAGTGTCAGCCTGATCAAATCCCTCATTCCCTCGGCGGTGAAACTTCCCCCCAGTCTTCGGTCCACAAAATCATTTAGACTCAACCTTGATTCGACCTTcacaagtttaaaaaataagagatgttCAAAAACAAAGCAATGGTGGCCAGTCCTTTGTGTGAGTTGCTAATTGAAAGGATCAAAGGTTACTAAAACAGGGTTCTATAATTCTATTCTAGCTTAGGTCTGAACTTTTTTCGTTGAAAATAATGTAGCCTTGGGCTTGCTTAAACAATAACCTTTCTCAACAACATTAAGATCAATAAGAGCTAGGATACTTTTTGAAGCGGATTTCTTTGTCATTGTTGAGTTACGTCATCCATTTTTGTGTTAAATGTTTacaaatttgataatttaagtTTGACGTAATTTGAAAGGTCGTATCAATAAATATACACTTCAGCATTTTAGAAGTccgagaaaaaatattaaatgtatttaagaaaaacttacaaaaaactgttttttgcaccaaaaaaaaaaaaaaagaataaagaataaaaaaaaaaagagaggaaggaaAGAGTTCTTttaaacaattaataaaaataaagagcatTATACCTACCCAACGGAAAAAACTTTCATTAGATCCCAAGGAGTCAATATGCAGAGCCTCCTGTCCAGTCACAAGCTCCAAGAGAAATATCCCAAAGCTGTACACATCGCTCATTTCAGAGATCGTCCCTGATGCTCCTACCCTAAACATTGGCATACATGATAATATGCATAGGTGAAAGTCATTTTATTTAACACCAAAATGTAAATGCAATCAGAGGAAATTAAGTTTACTCTGGATCTCGGAAAACATTGACACTGGATGTTCGAGATGGACCTGCTTCGTCTATCTTTTCAAGCAGTCTTGAGATCCCTGCATCTGAAACCTTTGCAATGAAGTTCTCATCAACCAAGACATTTGCTGTTTTGAAGTTCTTATGCACCAAAGGAGGTCTTAGGCCATGAAGATGGCATAAACCTGCACTAGTGAAAACAATCAATTCTAAATTCAACTCTCTATCGATTCTTGTCAGTTCCAGAACAGCATCATTAGGATTTTTGTTGGATCTACCTTTAGCTGCCCCAATAGCTATAGTTAGCCGTTGCTTGAACTCCAATTTGGTTGATGAATCTATTCCAGTAGCTGCCAGAGATGAGAGTCAGAAATGGCATATATCCTTCCATCATCATCCGAAATCAATGCCATGAAACGGGTCATACCGTATAGGTGATTGATCATGCTTCCATTGGGCAAATATTCAAAAACTAGCATCTGAGATCCATTTTCCTGGCAGTAACCAAGAAGAGAAACTAGATTGCGATGTCGAATCTCTGACAGATACCTAACCTGTTTGCCATACAAACCATTACTTTGTATACATATTTGAAATATACAGTTAGTATGCCTACGATGGTCATTTTTAACATGGTCTACTGAGAAGCCAAATTAGGCTTATAATACTCCCTGCTTTGTTAAAGCAAAGGGGTGTGGAAATGTTCATCAACTTCAGAAAACATTAATGAGTACTTACAGATATTGTGCATTCAGTCATTAGTGGTATCGGAACAAAGGGGGTGCAGGGAGACAAAAAAAGAGCTAGAACATAGACATCAATCGAATATCTTGGAAGAAACCTAGTAATAATACCTCTGCAACAAAATCATGTTGAGGAGGAGCTGGACGCCTTTTGATAGCCACAACAGTCCCATCGCTGAGAAAACCCGTGTAAACTGGTCCAAAACGTCCATAGCCAATGAGATTGCTTTCACTGAAATGCTTTGTAGCTTGTTTTAATTCTATCATTGTGAACTGTTTGGCTCCCTGTGCCTCAGACGAGGCTGCCGCCGAACTCGGTCCACCTCTATTCCATTCCGCTGTGATGTGGAGATGAATAGAGATTGACATGAATTAGCTATCTCAAATCTACATGGTTAGTGTTAGTGGCAACGAAACCTTACCTACTGCAGATGGATCTGAAGAACCTGTCTCTGAATTCTTGTTTGAAAAGCTCTTACATTGTGATTTGCAGAACCACGCAAGTACAATGACTATTGCCAAGAATGCAAGCGCCCCTGCAGCACCCCCAACTATGGCTGCATTCGACTTTGACATGTCACAGAGCCTTTGTGTCTTCCCCAAAAAAACTTGAACATGGAATCTGTGATGGAAAGAGAACCCAAGAGtaatcaaaaaatttaaacaaccTGATGTTTgttgaaagaaaaggaaaagtaaaTTAGACCCAGGATAGATTTACTCCGCGGAAACCTTGTAGAAAGAATATAAGAGTGAAGCTTTTATACCAGCAATTGAAATTTTAGATCCCTTCCTCCTCGTTTACAATGGCATTTGAGCACTTCCGGTGCCGAGAAGTGCCCAAAAATGTGAACTTAATGATCTGAGGCATCCACCTGGGAAATGGGTATTTGTTAAGGATCAATGCTGCTAAAAATGTTAAGTAGGGTTCAGAAGACAACTCATTTGCTTGTCAAAGTACCCCACTTCCCTTTTCCAGCATTCACCACCTCATCAAAATGACACTAGAGAGCCCTATGAATGAACAACATGCTGTCCTTTCAAAACAAACCCTTCTTTTAGATGGGTTCTGGTTTTACCCCGGTGTGGGGGGAGGGATGTTTTGGGCACTAGTAGAAAATATCAAGGAGAAGTTATTACCATATCCGTTACTGCTGGTAGAATTCATGCTGGTTTTTACAATGGACATTGCTTAATTTCCCGGAAAGAAAGCTTCATTTGATACTCTTAAAAGATTTGGTACATACGTTAGGTAGAACAGAGAGTCATTTGATTTACAGACAATCAAGTAAAAGAGGTGATAACCTCTAAACACACTCGTAGATTTGTTTGGACATATATAAAGAGATCATTAAGCTGAGTAGCCCCTGTATGAAATCAATGAATCACCATGTGAGCTGTTATTACCAACtgtaatcttatttattttcaaattactaTGTGAATGTGGACAGGGATAAAAGTGACTTTAAATGGGCAGGCACCGGAAGACATAATTATTGAAGGGGATCAAAAGAAAAGGTAGTCATCAGCATATCGATTCCAAGTCTCTTCCCTGAATTCACTCTGGCTTCCCTTTTTTGCCTCTTTTTTGTCATCTGATCTGGAAAGAAGGGAGGGAGTTCCTATTATTGTATAAAGAGATTCGACTCTTCCTCAGATGGGGTCACGGACAGCTGAGCTAAGCCAACATACTACAGCGAGCTTAACAGGTGCTCGGTTCGGTTTCCATGGCCAGATATCTCTTCGTTGAATGGGAATTCGAATTTTGCTTCCCTTTTGCctgtttttgtatatatttatatttcgtGTAACAAGTTGAGCTGTGGACAGGGGCCAGCGAAGGTTtttgggctctctctctctctctctctctctctctctctcattcatttattttgtttgtttccttGAATTTGTTATGGTTTTTGGTTAGGCTGTAAAGTGGAAGGAGATTGGTGGGAATGAGATTGTCATTTTATGCAGGTCTGTAAGCTGGGTACAAGCGGCCCGTGTCAGAGCTGAGAGCGAGAGCGAGAgcgaaagagagagatagagcgaGAGGTTCTTTTGGGAGAGAGAGTTAGATTTTTCCTCAGTATAATGTTTGGATCTGTTGTCTCAGACTGTGGCAGCAAAAATGGGGATGTTTATGCATGGCCAAACTACAAAAAGATTAGTTCCTCCTGATCAACTCCATGTTCTCTTTCAGGGTATGACTATGACCTctgctttcttttattttcttcttcttccccccaCCCCCACTTTTACAATAGAAAATTACCATGCAACTACTACAATCGTTAAGAAATTTATGGCTTCCCATACCTTACACCTTGTAGCCTTTTAATTTCCAGTGCTGACTCTGGCTCGTTTGAAGAGTAAagaattcttttcttttgggtcAAAAATCATCCTAATCGGGACAGTGGTATCTTAGGTCGAAGATCTTGTGTatggggagggggaggggacCATTTATGTGGGGGCTTctgttttttgtcttttttggcCAGAACTTAACTGTGGTTGATTCTCTGTTATTGTTAACCCTTGTATAATTAGACTAACCATGTTCTTCAACTTTAAGATTGGTTGATGTCTTTCTTATGGTGTGGAGATCTACTATTGAAAGATTCACTACCTGCATTCTTCCAAAACCCCACGGTTTAAAGATACTTTTGTGCAGGATCATTGTTTAACTCTCACATGTTTTTTCTCTATTGATGTGTTAATTTACTAATGCTCCAATGATTGGGAAGTGGACCTCTTCTCATCGTTTTTTTTTCTATCGGTTGTATTCAACTTAGGTGGGAAGCAATGATGAAGATAGATTGGTATGGGGCTCACATTAAGAAAGGAGTATATATTGTGAAGTGTTCTACGAGGTCATATCATGTGTTAGgaataacaagaaaacaataGATCACCCTCTGATCCAATATTGCAAGGTTGCTATTTCTTTATGGAACACAATAGTGAGCTCGGGCCACCATTGTGTGGCCGAGTTCGGCCACCATTAGGCCGGCCAAATTCGACCATCTTAGCGGCGGCCAAAGCAAGGGTCATAGGTGATAACCAAgtaattaagatgagatgagatgagttgaacccatttggatagtgagatgagatgaagttgttgaaaaataatcttacattaCCTGCGGATAAGGTCttggataaatttataaaaaatgaacaatCCTCTATTGTAGAATCGATTTTATAAGATGAGTGAGgtccataaatttcttcatggtatcagagacttcCATAGGAAAAATTATAGAATGAATGAACAATCATATCTTGTTAAACTGGTTTTATGAGATTAGTTAGGCCATAAATTTCTTCGGAGGTGATAGCCAAGTAAATAGTCATAGGTGATAGTCGGCTctatttagataataaaatgagatgaaatgagttaaaattatttgtaaataataataaaattattaattaaaattaaataagataagatgaggtGCCTCTATTCAAAAAGGACCAAATCTTAAGATTAGGTTGAAGGtgaacatttttttcccttttctttgttttaactttttttttattagttttaaatttttttttccaaacggCGGTATTACGGACTGCACATGTTCTCTACTAATTAGGTTGGGCGGAAATTCCAATGGAGGCTTGTTCAAAATTCATTCTAGCATGAGGAGCTATTAGCCTATTACTAAAAAAACGTGTGGGGCAAATCTTGATTTGGGCAAAATGCAAGGGGTTTTTGacaacatttttctaaaaaaaataatatatccaaTTTATTACCATTTTTATTGacaagtaaaattattaaataaaaataatatataaactaaattactaattcctctttaaaatttagtgatattttagttttttataacaaatactTTTGTATTTTCTCAACCAGTGTACTTTTATTTTGTCACATTGTATACATAAGattaatactagatataatcaTGAGTTGTGCAAGCGCTgcatattctttttcaaatttatcattaaaaaattaatttttttatgtgaattttatatttactaacttttttaaaaataagtgtgtGACGCAAAAAGagttgaaatttattattaaaaaaataattttttatgtaaattttatatttactcacaCACTCTATAActgcaactattatttctctatatatagtccttaactatatttttctcaaataaacTTTGCCAGATTTCTCACCAAAcatagggaaaaaaaagtaatgaatttATAGATCACATTACtcaactaaaattttgaaagaaaattttatttgtacttacaatttttatttacataatgaTATGTGTTGACGTGCTAGTTCttgatataataaaaattataaaatataaatttaaaaataaaactgataaaattaatcttatacgTAAAATTTTAAGTACATATAGTACTTCTCaattttgaaaaccaaaattatactattttaaaggttttatttattatatgatgttttaatgtatgctaatttaattatataaatcatttgtcATATaataagtttattctttttgcACATTGAATTTGGGACTAGTCATATTTTAGGAAAACTCTATCATCAATTTAGTGCGTAGAGCCTGTATAGTTCTTcatgtttatatgatataattttatttgaaagattaattttaaaatttttgaattttacaaatcCAATACCACCATTCAAGTTATTGAGATGATATACTCTATATACCGACTTGATAATATAATAACtctatattaagaaaaatgttacttgTATTTACGAAAAACTTAATTCTTCATGTGTCGacattgatatgctgaaaattataaattataaattttagatttcaaaagaaaattgataaaatgagtcttataagtaaaaattataagtatatatactcatatttggctcgtttgtttttagaaatgagatgagatgagttgaaattaaaattaaaaaaatattgttagaatatattttttaatattatttttgttttaaaatttgaaaaaattaaataatttattttattttatattagaaattgaaaaaattataatgaatagatgagatgtgataaaatatttttttgaaaacaaatgaggaatAGTGAATACTTCCATCTTGCATCACGCATGATGCAACATTGGCGTCACCCTATTTGCCAATACTACTACAGTCTACGGTCAAGCTTAATGGTTGCAAAACCTATAACCGTTGAAAAAACTACTtggtattattaatttattccaCGAATCCCGCTTGTTAAGGCGTAAAGCAGACTGCAGAAATTGCTGGGAATTCACGTTTTCCCTCTATTCTTTTGTTGTAAcggataaataataatttgggAATGAATATCAAACTTACTTGTCAGCGACAGACAGGATATTGTTTTCCCCGCAACAACCCATAGTTTTCCAcacctctctcttctcttctgttTCGTAGAGTGACATGGACTGGTTTTAGTACTCTCGTACAGTGTTGGCACCTGATCTTGTAAATTGAATTTTACTCGGTATT is a window from the Juglans regia cultivar Chandler chromosome 7, Walnut 2.0, whole genome shotgun sequence genome containing:
- the LOC108994967 gene encoding receptor-like protein kinase FERONIA codes for the protein MSKSNAAIVGGAAGALAFLAIVIVLAWFCKSQCKSFSNKNSETGSSDPSAVAEWNRGGPSSAAASSEAQGAKQFTMIELKQATKHFSESNLIGYGRFGPVYTGFLSDGTVVAIKRRPAPPQHDFVAEVRYLSEIRHRNLVSLLGYCQENGSQMLVFEYLPNGSMINHLYATGIDSSTKLEFKQRLTIAIGAAKGLCHLHGLRPPLVHKNFKTANVLVDENFIAKVSDAGISRLLEKIDEAGPSRTSSVNVFRDPEVGASGTISEMSDVYSFGIFLLELVTGQEALHIDSLGSNESFFRWVESRLSLNDFVDRRLGGSFTAEGMRDLIRLTLQCVSFPGKRRPKMEMVVVELESIQEKEMAMTTVMGEGTAIFTLGSQLFTSS